In Rosa chinensis cultivar Old Blush chromosome 1, RchiOBHm-V2, whole genome shotgun sequence, a genomic segment contains:
- the LOC112181846 gene encoding expansin-B18: protein MALLVPRSLPIYALVTLFLVLLNLNPSSCFNPKLLNVSRLQTDSTWEAALSTTQSYSDWAPAVATWYGDPEGGGSNGGACAYANAVDQPPFSKFVSAGGASLFKSGKGCGACYEVKCTGNAACSGNPVTVVITDNCPGGPCASNAVHFDLSGHAFGAMANSGKESQLRNAGVLHVQHRRVACVYPGVDITFRVDLGSNPYYLAVVVEYAAGPGALSALELKQGRGDSVWLPMQQSWGADWKFNSGSQLQGPLSIRITADSGQTLVVNDVIPAGWQPGQIYRSVVNF from the exons ATGGCTCTTCTTGTTCCACGCTCGTTGCCTATCTATGCTCTTGTGACATTGTTTTTAGTTCTACTAAACCTAAACCCAAGTTCTTGCTTCAACCCCAAACTATTGAATGTCTCAAGGCTTCAGACTGACTCGACCTGGGAAGCGGCTCTCTCAACAACTCAGTCTTATTCGGACTGGGCACCCGCTGTTGCAACATGGTATGGAGACCCTGAGGGTGGTGGGAGTAATG GAGGTGCATGTGCTTATGCCAATGCTGTAGATCAGCCTCCGTTTTCTAAATTTGTTTCTGCCGGAGGGGCCTCATTGTTCAAATCAGGGAAAGGATGTGGAGCTTGTTATGAG GTCAAGTGCACCGGTAATGCTGCGTGCTCGGGGAATCCTGTGACTGTTGTTATAACCGATAATTGCCCTGGAGGTCCGTGCGCTTCTAATGCTGTTCATTTTGATTTGAGTGGCCATGCTTTTGGAGCCATGGCCAATTCTGGCAAAGAATCTCAACTACGGAATGCTGGAGTCCTTCACGTTCAGCATAGAAG AGTGGCGTGCGTTTATCCTGGTGTGGACATAACCTTCAGAGTGGACTTGGGTTCAAACCCTTACTATCTCGCTGTTGTAGTAGAATATGCAGCTGGACCTGGTGCCCTATCTGCACTCGAGCTTAAACAAGGTCGAGGTGACTCAGTCTGGCTTCCCATGCAACAATCTTGGGGTGCAGATTGGAAATTTAATTCCGGCTCACAGTTGCAGGGACCATTATCTATTAGAATAACAGCAGATTCCGGCCAAACCCTAGTTGTAAATGATGTGATTCCGGCTGGCTGGCAGCCCGGTCAAATTTATCGCTCGGTTGTGAACTTTTAG